In the Athene noctua chromosome 25, bAthNoc1.hap1.1, whole genome shotgun sequence genome, one interval contains:
- the LOC141970393 gene encoding olfactory receptor 4D1-like: MTCLGNIIILTTVTTDYHLHTCVYFFLANLAFTDITESSVNIPFLLSSFVPQPKTVPFKECTLDMFFFHLIGGAHIFLLAVMRADQCVAISIHKPLQYLKILNGEVCLSLVAGSWAGGLIHSATQIDLLLPLPYCGPNQDNFHCDVPQVLKVACTDTYLTELLMVSNVGLLLTIIFVLLLISYTVILVEIRRQVIEGKHKVLSTCIDQIMAIGMTFIPGIFIHARPFKTFELDKVASIFFPVFPMFVPTR, from the exons ATGACCTGCTTGGGAAACATCATCATCCTCACCACTGTTACCACTGACTACCACTTGCATACATGCGTGTACTTCTTCCTGGCCAACTTAGCATTCACAGATATCACTGAGTCATCAGTAAATATTCCCTTTCTATTGTCAAGTTTCGTCCCCCAGCCCAAAACTGTTCCATTCAAGGAGTGCACCCTTgacatgtttttcttccatttgattGGTGGTGCTCATATCTTCCTTCTTGCAGTGATGAGAGCAGATCAGTGTGTGGCTatct CTATCCATAAGCCCTTGCAGTACTTGAAAATATTGAACGGTGAGGTGTGTTTAAGTCTAGTGGCAGGGTCATGGGCAGGTGGATTAATTCATTCTGCAACACAGATTGATCTGCTTCTCCCTTTACCTTACTGTGGTCCTAACCAGGACAATTTCCACTGTGATGTCCCACAAGTACTGAAAGTGGCCTGCACTGACACCTACCTGACAGAGCTGCTGATGGTCTCAAATGTTGGACTTCTCCTCACCATAATTTTTGTCTTGCTGCTCATTTCATACACTGTCATTTTAGTTGAGATAAGGAGGCAAGTAATTGAAGGAAAGCACAAAGTATTGTCTACCTGCATAGACCAGATAATGGCAATAGGCATGACATTCATTCCAGGAATATTCATCCATGCTCGGCCCTTCAAGACGTTTGAACTGGACAAAGTGGCCTCCATCTTCTTCCCTGTGTTCCCTATGTTTGTTCCTACACGCtga
- the LOC141970544 gene encoding olfactory receptor 4N5-like, with amino-acid sequence MEHENYTVVTEFVLLGLSQNHEVQMILFFFFLLFYMIILPGNILIILTIRGDSQLGSPMYFFLANLAFLDICYCSVTPPKMLADFFSHQKTISYSACMAQLFFLHFLGAAEAFMLMVMAYDRYVAICKPLHYTRLVKREVCCVLVGATWAGGFIHGIILFALSVHLPLCGSNILDNFFCDVHQLVKLACANTYIVELLMFLNNGVVIIMCFTLLLISYIVLLLKLRTQSFKAKNKVASTCVSHMIVVFVMCGPAMYIYGLPFQAVPMEKVVAVFHTVIFPLTNPMIYTLRNKEIKGSMWKLVSKYILWNNSIVYIV; translated from the exons ATGGAACATGAGAACTATACAGTAGTTACAGAGTTTGTTCTGTTGGGATTGTCTCAAAACCATGAAGTCCAGATGattctcttcttcttcttcctgctcttctACATGATCATTCTGCCAGGCAACATCCTTATCATTCTCACAATTAGGGGGGATTCTCAACTGGGATCACCCATGTATTTTTTCCTGGCCAATTTGGCATTCTTGGACATCTGCTACTGTTCTGTGACCCCACCCAAAATGTTGGCTGACTTTTTCTCACACCAGAAGACCATCTCCTACAGTGCCTGTATGGCCCAGCTTTTCTTCCTCCACTTCTTGGGAGCAGCTGAAGCTTTCATGCTCATGGTCATGGCCTATGACCGTTACGTAGCCATTTGCAAACCTCTTCACTACACCAGGCTTGTGAAGAGAGAGGTATGCTGTGTCCTGGTTGGAGCTACATGGGCTGGGGGCTTCATCCATGGCATCATTCTATTTGCTCTCAGTGTCCACCTACCCTTATGTGGTTCCAACATCCTGGACAACTTCTTCTGTGATGTCCATCAGCTGGTCAAGTTAGCCTGTGCCAACACTTACATAGTGGAGCTTTTGATGTTCCTCAACAATGGAGTTGTTATCATTATGTGCTTTACACTTCTCCTAATCTCCTACATTGTCCTGTTGCTGAAGCTCCGGACACAGTCCTTCAAGGCAAAGAATAAAGTAGCCTCCACCTGTGTTTCCCACATGATTGTGGTTTTTGTCATGTGTGGCCCAGCTATGTATATCTATGGTTTACCCTTCCAAGCTGTCCCAATGGAAAAAGTTGTTGCTGTTTTCCATACAGTCATCTTCCCCTTGACTAATCCCATGATATACACCTTGCGTAACAAGGAGATCAAAGGCTCAATGTGGAAGCTGGTCAGCAAATACATACTTTG GAACAACTCCATAGTGTACATTGTGTAG